A part of Tardiphaga sp. vice304 genomic DNA contains:
- a CDS encoding c-type cytochrome has product MTKSKNGLQQDQVNPGRHRMRWMTFAFVGAAAISAVFPVRAQPLRGDPASGRQIATAQCSSCHHVLPMLFPDRGETLPIDKDGPPSFQSVADMTSTTALSLNVFLRSNHKNMPNIMLSEAEADDIIAYILSLKKK; this is encoded by the coding sequence ATGACGAAATCAAAAAATGGTTTACAGCAGGACCAGGTTAACCCCGGGCGGCACCGCATGCGTTGGATGACATTTGCATTCGTTGGAGCCGCTGCAATTTCAGCCGTGTTTCCAGTCCGTGCGCAGCCTCTTCGTGGCGATCCAGCATCCGGACGTCAGATCGCGACCGCGCAATGCAGTTCGTGTCATCACGTTCTGCCTATGCTATTTCCCGACAGGGGTGAGACTTTGCCCATCGACAAGGATGGTCCGCCCAGCTTCCAGAGCGTCGCTGACATGACATCGACGACCGCACTTTCGTTGAACGTGTTTCTCCGTTCCAATCACAAGAATATGCCGAACATCATGCTTTCCGAGGCAGAAGCGGATGACATAATCGCGTATATTTTGAGTCTCAAAAAGAAATAG
- a CDS encoding cytochrome c — MGSTIYFVSLVFLTCASEAAFAANPDNGSTLARRWCTGCHVVSGDQIKGTDIAPSFASIADRLDFNIEKLASFLLEPHPKMPNMALSPLEVKDITAFIAEQRHQ; from the coding sequence ATGGGTTCAACTATCTACTTTGTCTCTTTGGTATTTCTCACCTGCGCAAGTGAAGCAGCCTTTGCTGCAAACCCGGACAATGGCTCCACGCTGGCGCGACGCTGGTGCACTGGATGTCATGTTGTCTCGGGCGATCAGATCAAAGGGACGGACATCGCTCCCTCATTTGCATCGATAGCGGATCGACTGGATTTCAACATCGAAAAACTCGCTTCTTTCCTGCTTGAGCCTCATCCGAAAATGCCAAACATGGCGCTCAGTCCTCTGGAAGTAAAAGATATCACCGCCTTTATCGCCGAGCAGCGACACCAATAG
- a CDS encoding RNase H family protein: protein MSDNAPNMMKRPKGQRGQKPPARKPCPSEDRIFVVHFYFFDNGPNPGRGSARHTMMLEVYLEAKIDLSRPHWKRSVALIEPSDFLKWADRALGEGRLTPEQHSIYAEGYEVIADRAQHPETEWAKLGRIEDKRAHADYPGQFILAYRDRDGAMGCHVINEKGTVSCERFIHDQRSQPGTGQREAFGFYDPGQIYNARRRKLGALSAGGTVHWHWVRGHNGHAGNERADGLATRGMREARDTV from the coding sequence ATGAGTGACAACGCGCCAAACATGATGAAGCGACCCAAGGGCCAGAGGGGCCAGAAGCCGCCCGCACGAAAGCCCTGCCCCTCGGAAGATCGCATCTTTGTCGTGCACTTTTATTTCTTCGACAATGGCCCGAATCCCGGCAGGGGGAGCGCCAGGCACACGATGATGCTGGAGGTGTACCTTGAGGCGAAGATCGATCTCAGCAGGCCGCATTGGAAGCGAAGCGTCGCTCTAATTGAACCAAGTGACTTCTTGAAATGGGCCGACCGCGCCTTAGGCGAAGGAAGGCTCACTCCGGAGCAGCATTCCATTTACGCGGAAGGCTACGAAGTAATCGCTGATCGTGCCCAGCACCCCGAAACGGAATGGGCGAAGCTAGGCCGCATCGAGGACAAACGGGCTCACGCGGACTACCCAGGCCAGTTCATTTTGGCTTACCGGGACAGGGACGGCGCAATGGGATGCCACGTCATAAATGAAAAGGGCACCGTGTCATGCGAGCGATTCATCCATGACCAGCGCAGCCAGCCCGGCACAGGTCAACGGGAGGCATTTGGGTTCTATGACCCAGGCCAGATTTACAACGCCAGAAGGCGGAAGCTGGGCGCCCTTAGCGCCGGCGGGACTGTGCACTGGCACTGGGTCCGCGGCCACAACGGGCACGCCGGCAATGAGCGCGCGGACGGGCTGGCGACGCGGGGAATGCGGGAAGCGCGAGATACGGTATGA
- a CDS encoding site-specific integrase: MSETSPQAAQIDPQQAPSSSPAPLPAVVDAGAQASALPAHLAGLADRARDYVEAASSANTRRAYSSDWKHFAAWCRRQNLPLLRPDPQIVGLYITACASGAASADRKPKAVTTIERRLSSLTWNYSQQGQPLDRKDRHIATVLAGIRNIHGQPPVQKEAVLPEDVIAMLETLGRGTLRGLRDRAMLLIGFAGGLRRSEIVSLDVGRNHTEDGGGWVEISDKGMLVTLRGKTGWREVEVGRGSSDATCPVIALQTWLKFAKIGHGPLFRRVTGRGKDVGPDRLTNQQVARLVKRAALAAGIRGDLSEIERHKKFAGHSLRAGLASSAEVDERYVQKQLGHASAEMTRRYQRRRDRFRVNLTKAAGL; the protein is encoded by the coding sequence ATGTCCGAAACCAGCCCTCAGGCCGCTCAAATCGACCCCCAGCAAGCCCCATCGTCCTCCCCCGCGCCGCTGCCGGCCGTCGTCGATGCCGGTGCACAGGCGTCGGCCCTGCCCGCCCATCTCGCAGGGCTCGCCGATCGCGCCCGGGATTACGTCGAGGCCGCGAGTTCGGCCAACACAAGGCGCGCTTACAGCTCCGACTGGAAGCATTTTGCGGCCTGGTGCCGACGCCAGAACCTCCCTCTCCTTCGGCCGGATCCCCAGATCGTCGGGCTCTACATTACCGCCTGCGCCTCAGGTGCTGCCTCAGCCGACCGCAAGCCGAAGGCGGTGACGACGATCGAGCGCCGCCTGTCCTCCCTGACCTGGAACTATTCCCAGCAGGGCCAGCCGCTGGACCGCAAAGACCGCCATATCGCCACCGTGCTCGCCGGCATCCGCAATATCCACGGGCAACCGCCGGTTCAGAAGGAAGCCGTGCTGCCAGAGGACGTTATCGCTATGCTCGAAACGCTGGGGCGCGGCACCCTGCGAGGCCTGCGCGATCGTGCCATGCTGCTGATCGGTTTTGCCGGAGGTTTGAGGCGCTCTGAGATTGTCAGCCTCGACGTCGGCCGCAACCACACCGAGGACGGCGGCGGTTGGGTCGAGATTTCTGACAAGGGTATGCTGGTGACTCTGCGCGGCAAAACCGGCTGGCGCGAGGTCGAAGTTGGCCGCGGCTCGTCGGACGCGACCTGCCCTGTGATCGCGCTGCAAACCTGGTTGAAATTCGCCAAGATCGGTCATGGGCCGCTGTTTCGGCGCGTCACCGGCCGAGGTAAAGATGTCGGCCCGGATCGCTTGACCAACCAGCAGGTCGCTCGTCTGGTCAAACGGGCGGCGCTGGCCGCGGGCATCCGCGGCGATCTCTCCGAAATCGAACGCCATAAAAAGTTTGCCGGCCATTCGCTACGCGCCGGCCTCGCTTCCTCGGCTGAGGTCGACGAGCGTTATGTGCAAAAGCAGCTCGGTCATGCCAGCGCCGAAATGACGCGCCGTTACCAGCGACGCCGCGACCGGTTCCGGGTCAATCTCACCAAGGCGGCGGGGCTGTAG